One Streptomyces sp. P9-A2 DNA window includes the following coding sequences:
- a CDS encoding transposase gives MDGLRELAAPFVVPGPSGVAIRTWLKQLTAADEEVLRRVGAHLGALASGDLKARCHDGLEHDAKAWAARKRELTPLSSARWAGAITKATHEQWALARRCALAHIQSLQAGVRTLRHRLALPLGAKGSKRAPGGYRSRREWHAKARRLQVLEDRLARERTAWEAGTVHVVRGGKRLARMRHQLPAARLTELQWRARWEAGRWFLRADGESGKRYGNETIRISPDGEVSLKLPVPLSVLANAPHGRYVLTGRIRFAHRGSEWADRVAGNRAVAYRIHHDVARGRWYVTASWQLPVSRTVPLAAALGHGVIGVDMNADHLAAWRLDVHGNPIGTPRRFCYDLTGTADHRDAQLRHALTRLLHWARACGVRAIAVEDLDFTAEKTREKHGRRKRFRRLVSGLPTGRLRARLVSMAGQTGIAVVAVDPAYTSKWGAQHWQKPLTGTTRKTTRHDAASIAIGRRAQGYSIRRRTTPPRTHRSDGCGHRIVQAGGDAPGREGPRRRLPGPRTRSVPPDAERTRATRTPNTVRGVRGEREWVPDSLLLTD, from the coding sequence ATGGATGGTCTGCGGGAGTTGGCGGCGCCGTTTGTGGTGCCCGGCCCGTCGGGGGTGGCCATCCGTACCTGGCTCAAGCAGCTGACGGCCGCCGATGAGGAGGTGCTGCGGCGGGTGGGCGCGCATCTGGGCGCACTGGCTTCCGGCGACCTCAAGGCGCGCTGCCACGACGGCCTGGAGCACGACGCGAAGGCCTGGGCCGCGCGCAAGCGGGAGCTGACGCCGTTGTCGTCGGCCCGCTGGGCGGGCGCGATCACGAAGGCGACGCATGAGCAGTGGGCGCTGGCCCGCCGCTGCGCGCTCGCCCATATCCAGAGCCTGCAGGCGGGGGTGCGCACCCTGCGGCACCGGCTGGCACTGCCACTCGGTGCGAAGGGTTCGAAGAGGGCCCCGGGTGGATATCGCAGTCGGCGGGAGTGGCATGCCAAGGCCCGCCGACTGCAGGTGCTGGAGGACCGGCTGGCACGGGAACGCACCGCCTGGGAAGCCGGAACCGTGCACGTGGTGCGGGGCGGTAAACGCCTGGCCCGGATGCGGCACCAGCTGCCCGCCGCACGGCTCACCGAGCTCCAGTGGCGTGCACGCTGGGAAGCAGGACGGTGGTTTCTGCGGGCGGACGGGGAGAGCGGGAAGCGGTACGGCAACGAGACGATCCGCATCAGCCCGGACGGTGAGGTCAGCCTCAAGCTCCCTGTCCCACTGTCGGTGCTGGCGAACGCTCCGCACGGCCGGTACGTGCTCACCGGCCGGATCCGGTTCGCGCACCGGGGGTCGGAGTGGGCCGACCGGGTGGCGGGGAACCGGGCCGTCGCCTACCGCATTCACCACGACGTGGCCCGGGGCCGCTGGTATGTGACGGCCTCCTGGCAGCTCCCCGTGTCGCGGACGGTTCCCCTGGCGGCGGCGCTCGGGCACGGGGTGATCGGGGTCGACATGAATGCCGACCACCTGGCCGCCTGGCGCCTGGACGTGCACGGCAACCCGATCGGCACCCCGCGCCGCTTCTGCTACGACCTGACCGGCACCGCCGACCACCGGGACGCCCAGCTCCGCCACGCCCTGACCCGGCTGCTGCACTGGGCTAGGGCCTGCGGGGTGCGGGCGATCGCGGTGGAGGACCTGGACTTCACCGCGGAGAAGACCCGCGAGAAACACGGCCGCAGGAAGCGGTTTCGGCGGCTGGTCTCCGGCCTGCCCACCGGCCGGCTCCGCGCCCGGCTCGTCTCGATGGCCGGCCAGACGGGGATCGCGGTCGTCGCCGTGGACCCGGCCTACACCTCGAAGTGGGGCGCCCAGCACTGGCAGAAACCGCTGACCGGCACCACCCGCAAGACCACCCGGCACGATGCGGCGAGCATCGCGATCGGGCGACGCGCCCAGGGGTATTCGATCCGGCGTCGGACGACACCGCCCCGCACCCACCGGAGCGATGGATGCGGGCATCGGATCGTCCAGGCCGGAGGGGATGCCCCCGGGCGTGAGGGACCCCGCCGCCGCCTTCCCGGACCACGGACACGATCCGTGCCGCCGGACGCGGAGCGAACGCGGGCGACCAGGACACCCAACACCGTTCGGGGTGTCCGCGGTGAGCGGGAATGGGTCCCAGACTCCCTCCTGCTCACTGACTAG
- the fdxA gene encoding ferredoxin has translation MTYVIAQPCVDVKDKACVDECPVDCIYEGRRSLYIHPDECVDCGACEPVCPVEAIFYEEDTPPQWQDYYKANVEFFDELGSPGGASKLGLIEHDHPLIAALPPQEGAK, from the coding sequence GTGACCTACGTGATCGCCCAGCCCTGTGTGGACGTGAAGGACAAGGCGTGCGTCGACGAGTGCCCGGTCGACTGCATCTACGAGGGCCGGCGGTCCTTGTACATCCACCCGGACGAATGTGTCGACTGCGGGGCCTGTGAACCGGTCTGCCCGGTCGAGGCGATCTTCTACGAGGAAGACACCCCGCCGCAGTGGCAGGACTACTACAAGGCGAACGTCGAGTTCTTCGACGAACTGGGCTCGCCCGGCGGGGCCTCCAAGCTCGGGCTCATCGAGCACGATCACCCGCTGATCGCCGCCCTGCCGCCTCAGGAGGGGGCGAAGTGA
- a CDS encoding helix-turn-helix transcriptional regulator has protein sequence MTTVKRDGGDGGSDPATPRRRTVLDVLRAAGGPLGVSEVAERVGVHANTARFHLDSLVTRGAVERTLEASSGPGRPRAVYAPRPGMDRGGRREYRLLARMLLSRLASTGSGAETAAVEAGRAWGQHLIESAPPFHTVTDREAVDRLVGLLADLGFDPVTTEEPGDVPDLIRLRHCPFLELAEEYRQIVCPLHLGMMKGALAELRAPVDAGRLEPFAEPDVCHAHLVPTRAA, from the coding sequence GTGACCACCGTGAAGCGAGATGGCGGTGACGGCGGAAGTGATCCGGCGACCCCTCGCCGCCGTACCGTGCTCGATGTGCTGCGTGCCGCGGGCGGGCCGCTCGGGGTCAGCGAAGTGGCCGAACGGGTGGGGGTCCACGCCAACACGGCACGCTTTCACCTCGACTCGCTGGTGACGCGCGGGGCGGTGGAGCGGACGCTGGAGGCGTCGTCCGGGCCGGGGCGACCTCGTGCCGTCTACGCGCCCCGCCCAGGGATGGACCGAGGAGGGCGGCGCGAATACCGGCTGCTGGCCCGGATGTTGCTCAGCCGGCTCGCGTCGACCGGATCCGGTGCCGAGACCGCCGCCGTCGAGGCGGGCCGGGCCTGGGGGCAGCATCTGATCGAATCCGCCCCGCCCTTCCACACCGTGACCGACCGTGAAGCGGTCGACCGGCTGGTCGGACTCCTCGCCGATCTCGGCTTCGATCCGGTGACCACCGAAGAACCCGGTGACGTGCCCGACCTCATCCGTCTGCGGCACTGCCCCTTCCTGGAACTCGCCGAGGAGTACCGGCAGATCGTCTGCCCGCTCCATCTGGGCATGATGAAAGGCGCGTTGGCCGAACTGCGCGCGCCCGTCGACGCCGGACGGCTCGAACCGTTCGCCGAACCCGACGTCTGCCACGCCCATCTCGTCCCTACGCGTGCCGCGTAG
- a CDS encoding glycoside hydrolase family 13 protein produces the protein MGQPAPARSDDHSDDHSDDHSDDDWWRSAVIHQVYVRSFADGDGDGTGDLAGVRAKLPYLAELGVDALWFNPWYLSPMKDGGYDVADYRTVDPAFGTLAEAEKLIAEARELGIRTIIDIVPNHVSDQHAWFRAALAGGPERDLFHFRPGRGEHGELPPNNWTSEFGGPAWTRLPVSHQGPSKEGPSGPVASDGDWYLHLFAPEQPDLNWAHPAVRQEHEDILRFWFERGVAGVRIDSAALPAKDPLLPDLVEGVGPHPYVDRDELHDVYRAWRAIADEYGAVFVGEVWLPDAERFARYLRPDELHTAFNFSFMTCPWDAGRLRTSIDETLAEHAPVGAPATWVLCNHDVTRTVTRYGRSDTGFDFATKTFGTPTDLALGTRRARAAALLSLALPGTVYLYQGEELGLPEAEVAREHIQDPMHARSGGTDPGRDGCRVPLPWAAKEPYAGFGSRNTPWLPQPDHWAAYAADRQQDDPGSMLTLYRRAISLRPAFGTGPLTWLPAPDGVLAFERADGLRCLVNLADIPADLPEHAGILLASGPLDTGNRLPRDTAVWLRT, from the coding sequence GTGGGACAGCCCGCCCCTGCCCGGAGCGACGACCACAGCGACGACCACAGCGACGACCACAGCGACGACGACTGGTGGCGCTCCGCAGTCATCCATCAGGTGTACGTCCGCAGCTTCGCCGACGGCGACGGCGACGGCACCGGAGACCTCGCCGGAGTCCGGGCGAAACTGCCGTACCTCGCCGAACTCGGCGTCGACGCCCTGTGGTTCAACCCCTGGTACTTGTCCCCGATGAAGGACGGCGGCTACGACGTCGCCGACTACCGGACGGTCGACCCGGCCTTCGGCACCCTCGCCGAGGCGGAGAAACTCATCGCCGAGGCACGGGAACTCGGCATCCGCACGATCATCGACATCGTGCCCAACCACGTCTCCGACCAACACGCCTGGTTCCGTGCCGCCTTGGCCGGCGGGCCCGAACGGGACCTGTTCCACTTCCGGCCGGGCCGCGGCGAGCACGGCGAACTGCCCCCGAACAACTGGACGTCGGAGTTCGGCGGCCCCGCCTGGACCCGCCTGCCCGTCTCCCACCAAGGCCCTTCCAAGGAAGGCCCTTCGGGCCCTGTCGCTTCCGACGGCGACTGGTACCTCCATCTGTTCGCCCCCGAGCAGCCCGACCTCAACTGGGCGCACCCCGCGGTCCGCCAGGAGCACGAGGACATCCTGCGCTTCTGGTTCGAACGGGGCGTGGCCGGTGTCCGCATCGACTCCGCCGCCCTGCCGGCCAAGGACCCTCTGCTGCCGGACCTCGTCGAGGGTGTGGGCCCGCACCCGTACGTCGACCGGGACGAACTCCACGACGTCTACCGGGCGTGGCGGGCCATCGCCGACGAGTACGGCGCCGTGTTCGTCGGCGAGGTCTGGCTGCCGGACGCGGAACGCTTCGCGCGCTATCTGCGCCCCGACGAACTGCACACGGCGTTCAACTTCTCCTTCATGACCTGCCCCTGGGACGCGGGGCGGCTGCGGACCTCCATCGACGAGACACTCGCCGAGCACGCCCCCGTCGGCGCGCCCGCCACCTGGGTGCTGTGCAACCACGACGTGACCCGTACGGTCACCCGATACGGCCGCTCGGACACCGGATTCGACTTCGCCACCAAGACCTTCGGCACCCCGACCGACCTGGCCCTCGGCACCCGGCGCGCCCGCGCCGCGGCCCTGCTGTCGCTGGCGCTGCCCGGCACGGTCTACCTGTACCAGGGGGAGGAACTGGGCCTCCCCGAGGCGGAGGTGGCACGGGAGCACATCCAGGATCCGATGCACGCCCGCTCGGGGGGCACCGATCCGGGACGGGACGGGTGCAGGGTGCCACTGCCGTGGGCGGCGAAGGAACCGTACGCGGGATTCGGGTCCCGGAACACCCCGTGGCTTCCGCAACCGGACCACTGGGCGGCGTACGCGGCCGACCGGCAGCAGGACGACCCCGGCTCCATGCTCACCCTCTACCGCCGGGCGATCAGCCTGCGCCCCGCCTTCGGCACGGGCCCGCTCACCTGGCTCCCCGCCCCCGACGGCGTCCTGGCCTTCGAGCGCGCCGACGGCCTGCGGTGTCTGGTCAACCTCGCCGACATCCCGGCCGACCTGCCCGAGCACGCCGGGATCCTCCTCGCCAGCGGGCCCCTCGACACCGGGAACCGGCTGCCGAGGGACACGGCCGTCTGGCTCCGTACGTAG
- a CDS encoding discoidin domain-containing protein → MPILGAVVALAAGMLVALAPAPAHAAAGATLPFTSVEAESATTTGSGVGPDYTQGTLASEASGRRAVRLNSGQRVEFTVPRSANAVNVAYSVPDGQSGSLDVYVNGAKLAKILSVTSKYSYVDTSWIAGARTHHFFANSRLLLDRNVQAGDKVAFQATGVQVTVDVADFEQAAAPAARPAGSVSVTDRGADPSGQGDSTQAFREAISAARGGVVWIPPGEYRLTSALGGVQNVTLQGAGHWHSVVRSSRFIDQSSSAGNVHIKDFAVIGEVTERVDSQPDNFVNGSLGPNSSVSGMWLQHLKVGLWLTGNNDNLVVENNRILDTTADGLNLNGTAKGVRVRNNFLRNQGDDSLAMWSLNAPNTNSSFENNTISQPNLANGIAIYGGTDITVKDNLIADTNALGSGIAISNQKFLDPFHPLAGTITVSGNTLVRTGAMNPNWNHPMGALRVDSYDSAIEAQVRITGTTITDSPYSAFEFVSGSGRGYAARNITVDGATVERTGTVVVQAEAQGAATFRGVTATGVGSAGVYNCPYPSGSGTFTVTDGGGNSGWNSTWSDCSTWPEPGEGNPDPDPDRNLARGRTATATGSQDVYTPGRAVDGDANSYWESANHAFPQALTVDLGSSQAVRRLVLKLPPQSAWQARTQTLSVQGSTDGSAYTTVLAARDYRFDPATGNTVTVNLPAGTGLRHLRLHVTGNTGWPAAQFSEVEAYLS, encoded by the coding sequence ATGCCAATTTTGGGGGCCGTCGTCGCCCTGGCCGCCGGCATGCTCGTCGCCCTGGCGCCCGCACCCGCCCACGCCGCAGCGGGCGCCACTCTCCCCTTCACCTCGGTCGAGGCCGAGTCCGCCACCACCACGGGTTCGGGGGTCGGGCCCGACTACACCCAGGGCACCCTCGCCTCCGAGGCGTCCGGCCGCCGGGCGGTACGCCTGAACAGCGGCCAGCGCGTGGAGTTCACGGTGCCGCGCTCGGCCAACGCCGTGAACGTCGCCTACAGCGTCCCCGACGGCCAGTCCGGCTCGCTCGACGTGTACGTCAACGGTGCGAAGCTGGCGAAGATCCTGTCGGTGACCTCCAAGTACTCCTACGTCGACACCAGTTGGATCGCCGGCGCCAGGACCCACCACTTCTTCGCCAACTCCCGGTTGCTCCTCGACCGGAACGTCCAGGCCGGTGACAAGGTCGCCTTCCAGGCCACCGGTGTTCAGGTCACCGTCGACGTGGCCGACTTCGAACAGGCCGCCGCACCCGCCGCCAGGCCGGCCGGTTCGGTCTCCGTCACCGACAGGGGCGCCGACCCCAGCGGCCAGGGCGACTCCACGCAGGCGTTCCGGGAGGCCATCTCCGCCGCCAGGGGCGGGGTGGTATGGATCCCGCCGGGCGAGTACCGGCTCACCTCCGCCCTGGGCGGCGTCCAGAACGTCACCCTCCAGGGCGCCGGTCACTGGCACTCGGTCGTACGCTCCTCACGCTTCATCGACCAGTCGAGCTCCGCCGGCAACGTCCACATCAAGGACTTCGCCGTCATCGGCGAGGTCACCGAGCGCGTCGACTCCCAGCCGGACAACTTCGTCAACGGCTCCCTCGGCCCGAACTCCTCGGTCTCCGGCATGTGGCTCCAGCACCTGAAGGTCGGCCTCTGGCTGACCGGCAACAACGACAACCTGGTCGTCGAGAACAACCGCATCCTCGACACCACCGCCGACGGCCTCAACCTCAACGGCACCGCCAAGGGCGTCCGGGTCCGCAACAACTTCCTGCGCAACCAGGGCGACGACTCGCTCGCCATGTGGTCGCTGAACGCGCCCAACACAAACAGCAGTTTCGAGAACAACACCATCTCGCAGCCGAACCTCGCCAACGGCATCGCGATCTACGGCGGCACCGACATCACCGTCAAGGACAACCTGATCGCCGACACCAACGCACTGGGCAGCGGTATCGCGATCTCCAACCAGAAATTCCTCGACCCGTTCCACCCGCTGGCCGGCACGATCACCGTCTCCGGAAACACCCTGGTCCGCACCGGCGCCATGAACCCCAACTGGAACCATCCCATGGGCGCGCTGCGCGTCGACTCCTACGACAGCGCCATCGAGGCACAGGTCAGGATCACCGGCACCACCATCACCGACAGCCCGTACAGCGCCTTCGAGTTCGTCTCCGGCAGCGGACGCGGGTACGCGGCGAGGAACATCACCGTGGACGGCGCCACCGTCGAGAGGACCGGAACGGTCGTCGTCCAGGCCGAGGCACAGGGCGCCGCCACCTTCCGCGGCGTCACCGCCACCGGCGTCGGCTCGGCCGGCGTCTACAACTGCCCCTACCCGTCCGGCTCGGGTACCTTCACCGTCACCGACGGCGGCGGCAACTCCGGCTGGAACAGCACCTGGTCGGACTGCTCCACCTGGCCGGAGCCCGGCGAGGGAAACCCCGATCCCGACCCGGACCGCAACCTGGCCCGGGGCCGCACGGCCACGGCCACCGGGTCCCAGGACGTCTACACGCCCGGCAGGGCGGTCGACGGCGACGCGAACAGCTACTGGGAGTCCGCCAACCACGCCTTCCCCCAGGCCCTGACGGTGGACCTCGGCTCCAGCCAGGCCGTCCGCCGCCTGGTGCTGAAACTGCCGCCGCAGTCCGCGTGGCAGGCCCGCACCCAGACCCTGTCCGTGCAGGGCAGCACCGACGGCTCCGCGTACACGACGGTCCTCGCCGCGCGGGACTACCGCTTCGACCCGGCCACCGGCAACACGGTCACCGTGAACCTGCCCGCCGGTACCGGCCTGCGGCACCTGCGGCTGCACGTCACCGGCAACACCGGCTGGCCGGCGGCCCAGTTCAGCGAAGTGGAGGCGTACCTTTCCTGA
- a CDS encoding ABC transporter substrate-binding protein translates to MGLIPIVDVAPLYLGEKKGFFSERGLKLSISSAQGGAAIVPGVASGQFEFGFSNTTSLLIAQSNSVPVKGVANGNASTGVADEDFAAITVKGDSPIKSAKDLEDRKVAVNTLKNTMELGVRASVTKSGGDPDKVDFVEMAFDQMPAALDGGQIDAAMVVEPALATIKGQGGREIASPMVDIAPDLTISLYFTSTRYAQKNPEVVKKFQEATAEFPRVRRLPPGRGARDRHHVHEDPAGRTGAGDPAEVAHRPRPRLHRAAGEARRGRRPVQADTRPGQAAPVRGENAALGTAGIAGFLVLGELIPRLGLLGFALSVLFQWAERRVLAWYHGLRDATRGSS, encoded by the coding sequence GTGGGACTCATCCCGATCGTCGATGTCGCGCCGCTGTACCTGGGCGAGAAGAAAGGCTTCTTCAGCGAACGCGGCCTGAAGCTGTCGATCTCCAGCGCACAGGGCGGCGCGGCGATCGTTCCCGGCGTGGCCAGCGGTCAGTTCGAGTTCGGGTTCTCCAACACCACCTCGCTGTTGATCGCCCAGTCCAACAGCGTGCCGGTGAAGGGGGTGGCGAACGGCAACGCCTCGACCGGCGTGGCGGACGAGGACTTCGCCGCGATCACCGTCAAGGGCGACAGCCCGATCAAGTCGGCGAAGGACCTGGAGGACAGGAAGGTCGCCGTCAACACGCTGAAGAACACGATGGAGCTCGGCGTACGCGCCTCGGTGACCAAGTCGGGCGGCGACCCCGACAAGGTGGACTTCGTCGAGATGGCCTTCGATCAGATGCCCGCCGCGCTCGACGGCGGACAGATCGACGCCGCCATGGTGGTCGAGCCGGCGCTGGCCACGATCAAGGGCCAGGGCGGCCGGGAGATCGCTTCGCCCATGGTCGACATCGCCCCGGACCTCACCATCTCCCTGTACTTCACCTCCACTCGGTACGCGCAGAAGAACCCGGAGGTGGTGAAGAAGTTCCAGGAGGCCACCGCCGAGTTCCCTCGCGTACGCCGACTCCCACCCGGACGAGGTGCGCGAGATCGTCACCACGTACACGAAGATCCCGCCGGCCGTACTGGAGCAGGTGACCCTGCCGAAGTGGCCCACCGACCCCGACCGCGCCTCCATCGAGCAGCTGGTGAAGCTCGGCGAGGAAGACGACCTGTTCAAGCAGACACCCGACCTGGACAAGCTGCTCCCGTGAGGGGCGAGAACGCCGCCCTCGGTACGGCCGGGATCGCCGGCTTCCTCGTCCTGGGCGAGTTGATCCCGCGGCTCGGCCTGCTGGGTTTCGCCCTGTCGGTCCTCTTCCAATGGGCCGAACGGCGGGTGCTCGCCTGGTACCACGGCCTGCGCGACGCCACCAGGGGGTCGTCGTGA
- a CDS encoding ABC transporter ATP-binding protein, with amino-acid sequence MLDVRGLRKVYEGSGRRIEAVRDLTFTVEAGELVCLVGPSGCGKTTLLKCMGGLLAPTSGEVTLAGRKVDGPPPGMAFVFQEYGRSLFPWMRVGANVGLPLKRKKGLSAARRKELVADALESVGLADAAGAYPWQLSGGMQQRVAIARALAYEPDVLLMDEPFAAVDAQTRADLEDLVRRLWQERSMTVLFVTHDIDEAVYLGERVIVLSSSPTVVQEQLKVDLPWERDQLTTRVTPRFAELRTHVYEQIQAAKRGAAGAAGKDVTAAVEKDAPVDVRKGTPPLR; translated from the coding sequence ATGCTCGACGTACGCGGTCTGCGAAAGGTCTACGAGGGTTCTGGACGCCGTATTGAAGCGGTCCGCGATCTCACCTTCACGGTCGAGGCGGGTGAACTGGTCTGTCTCGTGGGCCCGTCGGGTTGCGGCAAGACGACCCTGCTGAAGTGCATGGGCGGGCTGCTCGCACCGACGTCCGGCGAAGTGACGCTGGCCGGGCGGAAGGTCGACGGGCCGCCGCCCGGGATGGCGTTCGTCTTCCAGGAGTACGGACGCAGTCTCTTCCCGTGGATGCGGGTCGGTGCGAACGTCGGACTCCCGCTGAAGCGGAAGAAGGGGTTGAGCGCGGCCCGGCGCAAGGAACTGGTGGCCGACGCCCTGGAGTCGGTGGGTCTGGCGGATGCCGCCGGGGCGTATCCGTGGCAGCTGTCCGGCGGTATGCAGCAACGGGTCGCGATCGCACGGGCGTTGGCGTACGAGCCCGATGTGCTGCTGATGGACGAGCCGTTCGCCGCCGTGGACGCGCAGACCCGGGCCGATCTGGAGGACCTGGTGCGCCGGCTGTGGCAGGAGCGGTCGATGACCGTCCTGTTCGTCACCCATGACATCGACGAGGCCGTCTACCTCGGCGAACGGGTGATCGTGCTGTCCAGCTCCCCCACGGTGGTCCAGGAGCAGCTGAAGGTCGATCTGCCGTGGGAGCGGGACCAGTTGACGACCCGGGTCACCCCGCGCTTCGCCGAGCTGCGGACCCATGTGTACGAGCAGATCCAGGCGGCGAAGCGGGGGGCGGCCGGGGCCGCGGGGAAGGACGTCACTGCGGCCGTCGAGAAGGACGCCCCGGTGGACGTCAGGAAAGGTACGCCTCCACTTCGCTGA
- a CDS encoding DUF2249 domain-containing protein: MTQSSGVFIQSTQTDPVVRAGAVIRTEYERLHALLTPLVEPQPTAGAGGGEGDGTGDAGGAPDRATTASPTPASAATTATMGVVGEIRRHLTASAETLHAAAAHAPETRLLVSALSIARSALDRHIDALDAAGDSASAAAAAQRVEAVLSVHRTVEEDILLPVLAALPGGVLPPLVADYETLLRGGSLDTSAVIDVRPIPREQRHPLVFARYARLTPGGTFTLVNNHDPKPLHKQFEAAHPGAYTWDYVEQGPAKWQILIGRPHHQPWT; the protein is encoded by the coding sequence GTGACACAGTCATCCGGCGTCTTCATCCAGTCGACACAGACCGATCCCGTGGTCCGGGCAGGGGCCGTGATCCGAACGGAGTACGAACGGCTGCACGCCCTGCTCACCCCGCTGGTCGAACCGCAACCGACGGCCGGGGCAGGAGGTGGGGAAGGGGACGGCACAGGAGACGCCGGAGGCGCGCCGGACCGCGCCACGACCGCCTCCCCCACCCCCGCATCCGCCGCAACAACCGCCACCATGGGCGTCGTTGGCGAAATCCGCCGCCATCTCACGGCGTCGGCCGAGACGTTGCACGCCGCCGCCGCGCACGCGCCCGAGACCCGGCTGCTGGTGAGCGCCCTGAGCATCGCCAGGTCCGCCCTCGACCGGCACATCGACGCACTTGACGCCGCTGGAGACAGTGCTTCCGCGGCGGCCGCCGCACAGCGGGTGGAGGCAGTCCTGTCCGTCCACCGGACAGTGGAGGAGGACATCCTGCTGCCCGTCCTCGCGGCGCTCCCCGGCGGCGTGCTTCCGCCCCTCGTCGCCGACTACGAGACGCTCCTGCGAGGCGGCAGCCTCGACACGTCCGCCGTCATCGACGTACGCCCGATCCCCCGCGAGCAGCGGCACCCGCTCGTCTTCGCCCGGTACGCCCGCCTCACCCCGGGCGGGACGTTCACCCTTGTCAACAATCACGATCCCAAGCCGCTGCACAAGCAGTTCGAGGCCGCCCACCCGGGCGCGTACACCTGGGACTACGTGGAACAGGGGCCCGCCAAGTGGCAGATCCTCATCGGCCGACCGCACCACCAGCCCTGGACGTGA